Proteins co-encoded in one Zymomonas mobilis subsp. mobilis ATCC 10988 genomic window:
- a CDS encoding GMP synthase, which produces MKIHFIIHEAFEAPGAFEIWAHKNNYQTSYSRLYQGESLPQPDKLDLLIILGGPQSPATTIEECPHFNAKAESRLIADCIAAGKAVIGVCLGSQLIGGALDAPYTHSPATEIGKFPITITPEGKKNLKFTAFGDGLEVGHWHNDMPGLTAEATIIAYSEGCPRQIIEYTPLVYGFQCHMEFTAEVIELLIAASESELKAMSDRPFVQSPDSLRQNNYDDMNRKLFSFLDKLTEAYQEQVDFNHSSKMKQSK; this is translated from the coding sequence ATGAAAATTCATTTTATCATTCACGAGGCCTTTGAAGCGCCAGGTGCTTTTGAAATATGGGCTCATAAAAATAACTATCAGACCAGCTACTCACGTCTTTATCAGGGAGAGTCCCTCCCACAACCCGATAAACTTGATCTTTTGATCATACTCGGAGGGCCTCAATCGCCAGCGACAACAATAGAGGAATGTCCTCACTTTAATGCCAAGGCAGAGTCGAGACTGATTGCTGACTGTATTGCAGCCGGTAAAGCCGTGATAGGTGTCTGTTTGGGATCCCAGTTGATTGGAGGAGCCTTAGACGCGCCTTACACCCATAGCCCAGCAACAGAAATTGGGAAATTCCCGATCACAATCACGCCAGAAGGCAAAAAAAATCTAAAATTCACAGCTTTTGGCGATGGTCTGGAGGTCGGTCATTGGCATAATGACATGCCAGGCTTAACAGCAGAGGCAACGATTATAGCCTATAGCGAAGGCTGTCCCCGTCAAATCATAGAATATACGCCGCTCGTCTATGGTTTTCAGTGCCATATGGAGTTCACAGCAGAGGTTATTGAGCTGTTAATTGCAGCCTCGGAATCAGAGCTCAAGGCGATGTCCGACCGTCCCTTTGTGCAGTCACCCGATAGCCTACGCCAGAATAATTATGACGATATGAACCGCAAACTTTTTAGCTTTCTGGATAAATTAACAGAAGCCTATCAGGAACAAGTTGATTTCAATCATTCCAGCAAGATGAAACAGAGCAAATAA
- a CDS encoding PLP-dependent aminotransferase family protein, with protein MLFRNEFSLELARDSNKPIYLCLAASIIREIEQGRLKSGERLPGTRILAKNLGLHRNTVDAAYHELTMQGWLVAQSSRGTFVADDLPDFAPIAPINPPSSRPSKREIIATRMLNISDGTPDPRLVPRSELIRAFRHALGTPAFLSGASYVDPRGTTELRMALAETFFDARGVSISPDEIMITHGSQMGLFLAASALLKPSDVIAVENPGYPYAWAAFRATGAKIIGIPVDEDGIDVEKLATIAEETPALQAVYVTPHHQYPTTVTLGMGRRLRLLEIARQHNLTLIEDDYDHEYRFDSKPILPLVARAYHQQPFIHLGSFSKLLAPTIRLGYVIAPPDIMARMMAYRESIDRQGDIPLELALASMIENGDLGRHSRKARRVYAARRDVLAEELKTHLGDAFTFTIPAGGLAIWLRLTDRLNAQIWAEGAAERGLRIKDGQRFSLDDSYPLNYFRFGYAHLNEDEIRHAVSLLLQSRPDAID; from the coding sequence TTGTTATTCCGCAATGAATTTTCTCTTGAATTAGCAAGAGATAGTAACAAGCCCATCTATCTGTGTTTAGCCGCTTCCATTATCCGCGAGATAGAGCAGGGACGTCTGAAATCCGGTGAGCGTTTACCCGGCACCCGAATTTTAGCGAAAAATCTGGGCTTGCATCGGAATACAGTTGATGCCGCTTATCATGAACTAACCATGCAAGGCTGGCTAGTGGCGCAATCTTCTCGCGGGACTTTTGTTGCTGATGATTTGCCCGATTTTGCACCAATCGCGCCTATCAATCCTCCATCCTCTAGGCCGTCAAAAAGAGAAATTATCGCTACCCGAATGCTCAATATATCGGATGGCACGCCTGATCCGCGCCTTGTCCCACGGAGCGAGTTGATTAGAGCCTTTCGACATGCCCTTGGCACGCCAGCCTTTCTTTCTGGGGCAAGTTATGTTGACCCGCGTGGAACAACAGAATTGCGGATGGCTCTTGCTGAGACTTTTTTTGATGCGCGAGGGGTCAGCATATCCCCCGATGAAATTATGATAACACATGGCAGTCAGATGGGGTTATTTCTGGCGGCTTCGGCTCTTTTAAAGCCGAGTGATGTGATTGCAGTCGAAAATCCAGGCTATCCTTATGCATGGGCGGCTTTTCGGGCGACGGGCGCAAAAATTATCGGGATACCAGTGGATGAAGATGGGATTGATGTCGAAAAGCTGGCTACAATCGCAGAAGAAACACCTGCCTTACAGGCCGTCTATGTTACGCCTCATCATCAATATCCTACAACTGTAACATTAGGGATGGGGCGACGACTTCGGTTATTGGAAATCGCACGGCAGCATAATTTGACCCTTATTGAAGATGATTACGATCACGAATATCGTTTTGACAGTAAGCCTATTTTGCCCCTTGTGGCACGTGCCTATCATCAACAGCCTTTTATTCATTTGGGTTCTTTTTCCAAATTATTAGCGCCGACTATCCGGCTTGGTTATGTCATTGCGCCGCCTGATATTATGGCTCGGATGATGGCCTATCGGGAATCTATTGATCGCCAAGGGGATATCCCGCTGGAATTGGCTTTGGCTAGCATGATAGAAAACGGTGATTTAGGGCGCCATTCCCGTAAAGCGCGGCGCGTTTATGCGGCTAGACGGGATGTCTTGGCCGAAGAATTAAAGACGCATTTGGGGGATGCTTTTACTTTTACTATACCGGCTGGAGGATTGGCTATCTGGTTGCGGTTAACGGACAGGTTAAATGCTCAAATATGGGCGGAAGGCGCTGCTGAAAGAGGTCTCCGTATAAAAGACGGACAAAGATTTTCTCTCGATGATTCCTATCCTTTAAATTATTTCCGCTTTGGTTATGCCCATTTGAATGAGGATGAAATTCGTCATGCGGTCTCTTTACTCCTGCAATCACGCCCAGACGCGATAGACTGA
- a CDS encoding dihydrodipicolinate synthase family protein, which yields MDFSGLSAFPITPMNEEGVDQATFEKILQRLVDAGVNSIGVEGSTGNYPYLTEKERIQYAALAVKASRQIPVIASIGAFRTRDILLLSEQLQKSGVSALLLPLVSYHALNEDEVFSLYETVSKHVSVPVIVYDSPLISRFAFSDDLYQRICQLPHIQSIKVPSAWPNEPEAYLRLQRLMKSLPSSIQIGVSGDPTAANALKRGAKIWYSEWGGIFPQKAKELLEAAFARDEEKIFHLSLQFEPFWEMSRHYGGSIRPIAAAASILRLTDKNNLPLPLMPISMKDQDKLKRAIVENNMN from the coding sequence ATGGATTTTTCAGGATTAAGTGCATTTCCAATTACCCCTATGAATGAAGAGGGTGTCGATCAGGCCACTTTTGAAAAGATTTTACAGAGATTAGTCGATGCCGGTGTCAATTCTATTGGTGTTGAAGGCTCTACGGGTAATTATCCCTATCTGACCGAGAAAGAGCGGATTCAATATGCGGCGCTTGCGGTTAAGGCTTCCCGTCAGATTCCAGTTATCGCCAGCATCGGGGCTTTTCGGACAAGAGATATCTTGTTGTTATCCGAACAGCTTCAGAAATCGGGGGTTAGCGCTTTGCTTTTGCCACTAGTCTCTTATCATGCCCTGAATGAAGATGAGGTTTTCTCTCTTTATGAGACGGTCAGCAAGCATGTTTCTGTCCCTGTTATTGTCTATGATTCCCCACTTATTAGCCGATTTGCTTTTTCCGATGATTTATATCAGCGGATATGCCAACTGCCTCATATCCAATCCATAAAAGTACCGAGTGCGTGGCCAAACGAGCCAGAGGCTTACTTGCGTTTGCAACGCCTGATGAAAAGCTTGCCATCCTCTATTCAAATTGGGGTTAGTGGTGATCCAACGGCGGCGAATGCCCTCAAACGGGGTGCCAAAATTTGGTATTCAGAATGGGGCGGAATTTTCCCTCAGAAAGCAAAAGAATTGCTTGAAGCGGCCTTTGCCAGAGATGAAGAAAAGATTTTTCATCTATCTCTTCAATTTGAACCTTTTTGGGAAATGTCACGTCACTATGGCGGTAGTATCCGTCCTATTGCAGCGGCGGCCTCTATCTTGAGACTGACAGATAAAAATAATTTACCGCTGCCTTTGATGCCGATTTCTATGAAGGATCAAGATAAATTAAAACGCGCGATTGTTGAAAATAATATGAATTGA
- the fldA gene encoding flavodoxin FldA, producing MSINIIFGSDSGCTKKIALDMAKRIDGRAVNILKAEPSDFTDCSLLILACPTYGDGELQIDWEDNLALLQEANLDNKTVAIFGTGDQDIYPDSFVDAIGILYDIVIERGAKVIGFTDTAGYQFTRSLAVRDDHFVGLALDEDNQPFETDDRIASWLKQIL from the coding sequence ATGAGCATCAATATCATTTTTGGTTCTGACAGCGGATGCACGAAGAAAATAGCTTTGGATATGGCGAAAAGAATAGATGGCCGAGCTGTCAATATTCTGAAAGCCGAGCCGTCTGATTTTACTGATTGTTCCCTTTTGATATTGGCTTGTCCGACTTATGGGGATGGCGAATTACAAATTGACTGGGAGGATAATCTAGCCCTTTTGCAAGAAGCCAATCTTGACAATAAAACGGTCGCTATATTTGGCACTGGCGATCAGGATATCTATCCAGATTCTTTCGTCGATGCGATTGGCATTCTGTATGATATCGTCATCGAGCGAGGGGCGAAGGTTATCGGCTTTACCGATACCGCTGGATATCAGTTTACAAGATCGCTGGCTGTGCGTGATGACCATTTTGTTGGCTTGGCTCTGGACGAGGATAATCAGCCTTTTGAAACAGATGATCGTATTGCCAGCTGGTTGAAACAAATCTTATGA
- a CDS encoding DUF2023 family protein, with protein sequence MTRPPVISYFSQYLYEYHKGVRLLFLLTMTPHEAMAVQKRLEKESVDYFIQKVSLTKVNVFFGRSACIETIRHIVTRPLVDLTPEQDFILGSLLGYDRIQQCERYLKQVKQVSNRLESVH encoded by the coding sequence ATGACAAGGCCGCCTGTTATATCCTATTTCAGCCAATATCTTTATGAATATCATAAAGGTGTAAGGTTACTTTTTCTGTTGACCATGACGCCTCATGAAGCGATGGCGGTTCAAAAAAGGCTGGAAAAAGAGTCTGTTGACTATTTTATTCAGAAAGTCAGCCTAACCAAAGTTAATGTTTTTTTTGGGCGGTCGGCCTGTATTGAGACAATCCGCCATATTGTCACCCGTCCACTGGTTGATTTAACGCCAGAGCAGGATTTTATCCTTGGCAGTTTGCTCGGGTATGATCGTATCCAGCAATGTGAGCGCTATCTAAAACAAGTAAAGCAGGTCTCCAATAGGTTGGAATCTGTCCATTAA